Within Spinacia oleracea cultivar Varoflay chromosome 4, BTI_SOV_V1, whole genome shotgun sequence, the genomic segment TCCCATTCAGGGAAGTAAACATATGCTCAGGAGAAGTTGAAGGGTTACTTTCTAGGTACCCATCTTTATCTTCAATCCACCAGTCTAACAAAAATGAAGCTGCTCCTTCTAATATCGGGTATGCCTTGTTTTCTAGAAAGTTCTTATCCATTGTATAAGTGTAGTGTTCCCATAAGTGAGTTGAAAGCCAAGCCCCTCCCATGGGCCACAAGGCCCAAACTGCTTGCCCGCTATCAGGTGATGTTTTTGCCCATATATCAGTCACTTGGTGAGCAACCCATCCACTAGCTTTGTAGTTTACATTTGCAGTTTTCTTCCCATTGATTGCGAGGAAAGACAAGTAATCAAACAAAGGTTTTTGTAGCTCTTGAAGGTTGCAAGAAAGTGACAGCCAGTAGTTCATCTGAAGATTGATATTCAGGTGAGGTGCGCAACTCCAAGGTGGATACACATCCTTACTCCATATTCCTTGCAGATTTGCAGGCTGAGTTCCTGGTCTCGAACTGGAAATCAACAAATATCTACCATACTGGAATAACAGCTCCACCAAAGAAGGATCTTCATCAGTTTGAAAAGACTGCACTCTCTGTGCTGTAGAAATCTTTTCGTCAATATTACTGTTTTTAGACAGCTGAAGTGAAACACGGTGAAATAGTTTCTGATAGTCATCCAAATGACGGGTATAAAGAGTGGAGtataaaatgttatttattGAGTTTATCCTACTGAGAGCTTCTGAAGTTGGATCTTTCTTAGAATCTGAAGGTTTGGTGAATGGCCCATCAAATGACGATGATGCCACAAGAAGAATGACTGCAGAATCTGCATGTTCTACTCTTAAATCACGGCCCTGTAGATTATGTATCTTACCACTTTCACCATCAATTTGCAAATTTAGAACCAAAGAAAACTGGATCCCCTTTGGATATCCAGAACAACTTCCTTCCATAATGATCTGGTTTTTTTCATTCGTGTAGGAATGATGATCCAGTTTACTATCCAAAGAGGCTGTAAAGGAGAGAGAACCTTGTTTACTCGACGAGATCTTGGCCACAATCACTTGATCAGGACTTGAAGCAAAGAGCTGTCTTGTGAACTCAACATCGCCTACAGAGTATTTCACTGTAACAGTTGCAGTATCCAGGTCTAGCTCTCTGTGGTACGTTTGTTCTATATACGCAGAGTCGTGGTCATCAAATTCCAGTATGAGATCACCCAAAAGCTGGTAAGCCTTCACATATAACAAGCACAACATCAGCCAGATTGTAGTTAATATAAGTTGCTATTTTTAGCAACAGAAACATCTCAGATATAAAACATGCTTGTGGGATGTCCCAGAGTTAAGTTAAATTgctatttttagcaagttttCTTACTACTTTTGACTTCAGTTGGGATTAACACTCTCCACCTAATTTCCGTGGCCATAAAACATGTTAACTTAGCTTTGAATTGGGGCATAGGGAGGTAATATTTTCATGAGCTTTTTCTTTCATTCTTACATGCCACAAATTTAGGGAGAACAATTTGTTGATGTTCTGTTATTGACTAGAATGTTTCTGGAAGGGAAACATACATTAGATGAGTCTCCAGAGAGCTCCTTGTCTGCAAAAGCAGTAGCTTCCGAATAGTTTCCACTATCCACGAGCTTTCTCACATTTGCTATAGCCTGTGGAGCATTTGGATCCGTGTAGTCTCCCGGGACACCGGTCCAGAGTGTGTCATCTATGTCATGTATAAGGGTTTGTTTAGTCAATTAAGTTCAAACTTTCATAACACCATAACAAACCAAATCTATATTATTGTTAATATATTACTCAGACTCTTCATTTAAACCGAGAATACTCAATTCACATATATATAAGAGCTATGTATGACATTACGTACCATTAAGATTTATAATCTCAGATGAAAGTCCACCATGAACCATAGCACCAAAACGACCATTACCAATAGGAAGAGCATCAGTCCAATTCTTAGCTGGCCCTTTGAAGATGATCTTAAGAGGCCTACTTTCTTCAACTCCCATTACTAAACTTGTTGAAGGTTTCCATATATCTTTCTCCCATGGCTTCCTTCCCATTACCCAGTCATTGTGTTCTTCCATCGCCCCGAAACGACCCAAAATTACGAGTGAAAAGGACAGGAAAATACATAGAGGAAGAACAAGAGAAGGAAGCTGTAGAGGATCCATATTATATATTGTAAAATTTCTAAGGTGGGTCTAATATATTGCCCAAAGCATGGTATAATTGGTCAGTTGGGTATGTtcgtatatttataattatcaaGTTGATGATCTAGCTAGATAGTGATTACTGCCTAGTGGTGGTCCTCAGCTTGATGGATAATGTTGGTTTTTGAAGCTTGTGAATGACATAAGTTTTACACAAGAGTTT encodes:
- the LOC110805321 gene encoding alpha-L-fucosidase 2 isoform X1, with the translated sequence MDPLQLPSLVLPLCIFLSFSLVILGRFGAMEEHNDWVMGRKPWEKDIWKPSTSLVMGVEESRPLKIIFKGPAKNWTDALPIGNGRFGAMVHGGLSSEIINLNDDTLWTGVPGDYTDPNAPQAIANVRKLVDSGNYSEATAFADKELSGDSSNAYQLLGDLILEFDDHDSAYIEQTYHRELDLDTATVTVKYSVGDVEFTRQLFASSPDQVIVAKISSSKQGSLSFTASLDSKLDHHSYTNEKNQIIMEGSCSGYPKGIQFSLVLNLQIDGESGKIHNLQGRDLRVEHADSAVILLVASSSFDGPFTKPSDSKKDPTSEALSRINSINNILYSTLYTRHLDDYQKLFHRVSLQLSKNSNIDEKISTAQRVQSFQTDEDPSLVELLFQYGRYLLISSSRPGTQPANLQGIWSKDVYPPWSCAPHLNINLQMNYWLSLSCNLQELQKPLFDYLSFLAINGKKTANVNYKASGWVAHQVTDIWAKTSPDSGQAVWALWPMGGAWLSTHLWEHYTYTMDKNFLENKAYPILEGAASFLLDWWIEDKDGYLESNPSTSPEHMFTSLNGKPASVSYSSTMDVAITKEVFSIIISAAEELGRTRDDLVRNVLKAQAKLPPYRIAKDGSLMEWAQDFDDPDPHHRHVSHLFGIFPGHSITPEEEPDLCKAANYSLYKRGKEGPGWSTVWKAALWAHLHSSEHAYQMVKHLFDLVDPEREGSYEGGVYSNLFTAHPPFQIDANLGFSAAIAEMLVQSTVKDLYLLPALPRDKWSNGCVKGLRARGGVTVNICWTDGDLHEVGLWSNGSNSVKRLNYRGTTVMADILPGTVYTFDSQLKCVNTQSLL
- the LOC110805321 gene encoding alpha-L-fucosidase 2 isoform X2, which codes for MAYQLLGDLILEFDDHDSAYIEQTYHRELDLDTATVTVKYSVGDVEFTRQLFASSPDQVIVAKISSSKQGSLSFTASLDSKLDHHSYTNEKNQIIMEGSCSGYPKGIQFSLVLNLQIDGESGKIHNLQGRDLRVEHADSAVILLVASSSFDGPFTKPSDSKKDPTSEALSRINSINNILYSTLYTRHLDDYQKLFHRVSLQLSKNSNIDEKISTAQRVQSFQTDEDPSLVELLFQYGRYLLISSSRPGTQPANLQGIWSKDVYPPWSCAPHLNINLQMNYWLSLSCNLQELQKPLFDYLSFLAINGKKTANVNYKASGWVAHQVTDIWAKTSPDSGQAVWALWPMGGAWLSTHLWEHYTYTMDKNFLENKAYPILEGAASFLLDWWIEDKDGYLESNPSTSPEHMFTSLNGKPASVSYSSTMDVAITKEVFSIIISAAEELGRTRDDLVRNVLKAQAKLPPYRIAKDGSLMEWAQDFDDPDPHHRHVSHLFGIFPGHSITPEEEPDLCKAANYSLYKRGKEGPGWSTVWKAALWAHLHSSEHAYQMVKHLFDLVDPEREGSYEGGVYSNLFTAHPPFQIDANLGFSAAIAEMLVQSTVKDLYLLPALPRDKWSNGCVKGLRARGGVTVNICWTDGDLHEVGLWSNGSNSVKRLNYRGTTVMADILPGTVYTFDSQLKCVNTQSLL